The Pyrus communis chromosome 8, drPyrComm1.1, whole genome shotgun sequence region TACTATATTTATGGATCAAATATTTGACCGTGGAAAATTTCACGTATGATCTAGCTTTTGTAAGCATGTAATTCCATATAACTGCGAATATTGctacaaaaattaattttttttatcaagtttTGTTCATCAAATGATGTGTAAATATGTTATTTCTTCATACCTAATGTGTACAAAAACATTGTCTGATGAATAGACTTGGAAGAAAAACTAtgtattattaatttcaatttataAGAGATGTGCTAACCAATGTGATCACATGATATTACTCAAATGGATGAGAAAATGACGGTTCGAGGATTTATAATTGTACAAATAGTGCTAAGAAGactatatatttaaattatatttagtAAACCATatgatatgattgttgatgattagacTATCAGTAGATACATTACATAATTTGCAAATTTCGTCTAAACAATGTTCGGGCCTAAAAAACAGACCTTTCAACCCAAAGAAAAATGGCGATGTCATGTGTCCATGTGAGAGGAGCCTCTCAACAAATCTCAAAGGTGGTTTCCGAGACGCTTGCATCTTCTTCAAGCATATACAGGAGTTTGGAaagcattttttatttgttgatgaCGCGACAGATCTAAACAACTCTTACCTCACGGAAGGGAGAATCGAATTTGAGTACTCTATCATAGATACGTAGCTTTATAAGAACTTTGGCTTCATGAACATGAAAATTCACAGCAAAACTCTCCAACCTAAACTTGGCAAATAGTTTGTGTTGTGTCAAACTCGTTatcttaatggattcttaatAGGTGATCCAATAACTACGCGATTTGTTAATGGGCCGTGTCGTTTCGTGTGGGGTAATAGATCATGCAAAAAATTGTCATGTTTAATACCTAAATCTGACAAACGATATCTTATTGGGTTCTTAAATGGTGATCTGATAATGTCCAACATGTTAACGGATGAACTGATAATGACCCAACTCATTAAGGTTAACCTAAAGcttgttattttcgtgtcgtttccTGTCAATTTAACAGGTCGTGCAAGATATTGTCAAGCCTAATTTTCTAGCACGACCTAGTCCAACCCTTCTCTACATTCTCTTTGATAGATGTAACGTGGGTTAAATTAGTTGGCCGAGAAAACTACAAGGTTCCAAAAAGGAATATGCCAAGAGTATTTCTTGCTGAAAATTTTCAGATGTCAAACATCAGGCTGCAGTTACAAGGCCAAGACTACTGAAGCAAAACAATAGCAAATTGAAGATCTTCAATGGGACGCATATTTAACCCAGCTTATGATAGAGCGAAGCTCACATGAAAACAATAAATAGCAGAGCCTGTTTTCTCAGTTAGAATTTCACAATTCAGCATTCAACAAATCTTCCCTCCAAGGCTTCATCACGCAAGACGTTTCGGTTTTCATTTATACCTTGCGGGAAACGCATTGCAGTTTTCTCTGCGAATTGATCTAAAATTGATGCTTCACAAAGAATTAAACCCTGAAATTTTTTAACATGACAGCTTCCACTCAAGAAAATGCCTCAGGTCATACTAGACTGACCAAAAATCGTAAGAAATATACAAGGCAACAAAGACGTCAGAGTCACCTCCCAAAACATCTCATTACGGAAGATGTAAGGGCAGACGATAGGAACTTCAAACCCGCAGATCCACCAGGAAAGTACGAAACAGCATAGTAAGCAAGTGCCAGAACCTGAAAGTTTTCATTTGCGCACAAGTTCAGTGTCTGACGGGACAATTAACACTCTTCGTTAATCAtcatatttgaaaacaaatatcCAGGCAAGTAAGACATGTCAGAAACAGATTTAAAAAGCAGAATCATCAGCCAGGTGGAAAAAGAATCGAATAGTATATCGTAACGATGGAAAAGAATTAGATACCTGTAACACCGAGAAGACAACAGATAGAATGTAATTGTGTAGCACCATGGATACATATATGGTACCCACCATACTGCCTAAAAATCCAACAGTAAACGGAAGACTCTGCATACATCGTGGAAAAAAAAGTACATCATCAGACAAGTAAATTAGGCGTGGGACAGGTTACAAAGACAACAGAATAGGTACATATGCGATCGAGTTACCTCTTTTGAAGACATGTGAGCAAGCTGATTCTTTGGACCTTTGAGTGCAAAGAAGGATGCGATAATAAAGGCACACCCAAGCGTAAAGCAGATAGCAAACTTCTGAGGCATCAACACCATGACAGGAAGGAACATGGTAAATGCGATAAAAACAAAGAACATCCCCGTTGCTAGAAACAAGCCAAAATACATGAGAGCTTTTCCTGAAGGGACATTACTAGTAGCAGACTGGAGGCTCCCAGGTATATCTCTCACTCCTTTGGAAACCCTATACAGGAACcgaaaaattcaaacaaagacCGCAGCAATTCtgagataaaataaaatcccagaaaacaaatcaatattAACTTTCGTCTCAAACTTGTCCATTCAGTGGGTGTAGGCAAACTATACAAAACTAGGGTACTGGGTGAATGATATGTTTCAGGCAAAGAATGGGAgtgaatttatatttaaaaatgattaaCCAGTTAGATGTTTACAATCTGAAAAATCATTCCATAGAACAACAGAACGACAAGAAAAAGCAATATGCGTTCCCTGCGCCCCCACTCCTCTTCTTCCCTGACTTCTGATTTATGTCTATATGCCACATTACTAGGATAATCTTTCTGCCCATCATGAAGGAACAACACCACTATTGAAATAACTGTTGGATTTTAGTCTTGCTTAGAGTTATTTGTGAACTGTGAAATTTAAGAACTTTAGATCTACTACTAAAAAACCATTGTGCATTTCGCAGCTTTTTTCTAATCATATGAAGCTGAGGCACACATATTCAGTTTACGCATTCTACTAACTTAAATACACTCTGCTATGAGCTAATTCTCATTTCTTAAATACCTCACCAGGACCCTCCACTAATCCTGTAACTCATATAGCTTGGAAGCTCTTCGTTTAACTGTAGTCCAATCATACAGTCAGGACTCAGAAGGAAATTCATAGACCCTAAATCAGCATATGAAACATCATAACCGGTATGATGCACTCAATCAAACACTAATCACAGATCCAAGCACAGAAATCAGATGCCCGTCATCACATTACATACCTAATCCCTATCGCAAATTTTACGAAAAGGGTCAAGAAATTAGCTTATTCTACAGACTCACCAGCTCCTAAACCCCTAAAAGCCAAAATCTCCATATCAGATTCACCTCAACATTTTGTCATTtacacaaacataaacataaacagccCCAtacaaaattcaccaaaaatatACACAAATATCATTAATCCAATATCAGATTCACTTATTTATACACAAATCCCCAAACCCATGATCAAGTTCACCTAAATATGCACTAAATCGAAAACCCAATTACCAGATCActtaaaaaaacagaaattaaaaaaactcaCTACCAAAATCTCCAACAAATAACTATACAGTAACTAAAATGCTGAGTTAACTAAGCAAAAAACTATGATCAGATACGAACGTACACGCTGAAAGTTCCGGAAACGGTATCGTTAGCAGAACGGACTGCAGATTCGAGATCGAATCCAAGTCCCAAAGAGGAGCTCTCGTCCGTAGATTGTGAAGCGGCGTAGGAGTTCCAATCCGCTAACAAGGAAGACGACGACGATTTCTGCGAGTCATCGACGCCGCTGCCTGTCTGCGAAAACCATTCCTGCGCCATCTTCTGCATTGTGAAGAAGCTTCGCCGGGGAATAGGAAAGTCACCGACTTTGAGCTTTCGGGGAATTTAAAATCCGAAAATGGAAGGGAAAGCACGTTTCTTTTTTGTCGAGTTTCCTTGTCGAAACGTCGAAACGTGTTTTTGGTTAATAGAAAAACGGCGGTGTGCTGGTTTCCCGGGATAATTGCCGCCGTCGAGGCTTACGAATTAGACGTAAGGTTTGTTGCTGGTAGTggattttaatttcaattatatatatatatatatatatatatattttttttttttttttttttgggtgagatGGGAATTATTTGGCCTTGTCCTCAGCATTGGGCCTAGAGAGGTGTTTTAAAAATGCGCTATGGGCTTAATTTGCTTGTATTCGAAGGTTCTAAAATCGTATTAATTTTCTTGCATCGAAGTTCTGAAATTGCGTCAATTAGCTTGCAATGTTTGAAGCCTTGAAATTGTACATCTGACTAAAAGATTGTTGCAgagttcattttttttaacgTTTGATGGCTAATGTAGCTCAAGAGAGACAGATGGAGCCGCCAACCAATCGCTATTAGCAGCTTCTGCCTATTCTTTCCTCATAAGTGTAACAAACTAAGAGGATGTGCATTGCCCTAAGAATCTTAAGTTTGACTTTCTTATGAAGGGATTCGGTAGCAAAGATCCCTGCGATAGCTTTCTGTATGGATTCCTTGCCTTTGAAGCAAAGTCTATGCCTCATAGGACCTGAAGTTTTGGGGTTACGGGTCCTTGCAGCTGTGTGAGTGGTAGCTCAAGCCCAAAACTCCTCTGACACAAGTCCTGATGGTTGTGGTGTGGTCTGTTTCCAAGCTTTGCTTGCACGTTTTGTACGATATGCACTTCTGATTGGTTCCATCCATCCTCGGGCCTTGTAGAGTTCATTTTTGAACATTTGAAAACTAATGTATAAGTCACATATGTACTACTAGGACCAAACTATATATGCAGTTGGTTTAGGATATGAAGCAACAATTGAGAAGTTGGAGCATTGTTGCTTCATAAGGTATGTTTTTAATGTGTGTGGTGCGATTGTGACTTTAACGCAGAGCCAGCGCCAAGAATTTGGGGGCTCTAGGCAAGCATTCGAAGTAAGGCCTAGAGTTCTCTTACTCTTGACCCTTTGtacattaatatgtatataaaaaaaattgctaaatACATGTAAAAGTCTAATTCTACATCAAATATCCATAGAACTTAATATCAAAAAAGGAGCCGCTACCCAATATGTCAAATTCCAATCAATTTTCTATTGTTTATTGTTACAATGTTACTTATTACTTTCAGTAAATAAATGAACAGTTGGATTATACGGACTACAAGTGACGACTGAGGAAAATACTAGAGTAAAGAGGATAGTAATTTCAGTAAAATTATAGTTACACTTACATAtgggagagaaaaaagaaaaaaaaagtttgtggaaaattatattattgcttatattattatttttaatatttttattaaattagaattgcaaaaaaaaaaaaaatatatatatatatatatgtatatatatccatatacatatataagtgtgtgtgtgtgtgtgtgtgtattggaGGCCCTTCTGGAGTGGCGGTCCTAGGCGGGCACCTACTTCAGCTACCCTTAGAGCCATCCTTACTTCAACGTCAACTTCATCAATTAAACCACGAGTATCAAATAGCAATCAGacataaattgatacaatttttaaatttcgaGTTTGACAtgagaaacttttttttttaaataaatattatctatactaagagaATGAAGTGAgtttagccttacaatgggttagcaataatgtagttcaaatttacctttggtgaaaattgaacctaagacctatcacttacaaatgaatagGAATACTACTGGACCGTAATATTAAATGGCTCATCCGAACCCAATTCGCCCCATTGCCATCCCTACTCATTAAgtaattttcatatttaataaTGCATGATTATTAACATGAGTCATGTTGAAaaaatcattgctacaattaggttAAATTTGAGGAATCATTTATCCAATTGGTTAAAATTGAGGTACCATTTATTCAGTTGAGaaaccattactacaatttttttcattttgctttCTATATTTGCCCTTTGATTCAGCCTCACGTGTGTAGgacgtgactcattttgacagaagttataacggagttgacgaaaaagACCATAACTATACGTTTTGAAGAGTTAAGAatggtcatgaatttttagttgaaaaactATTactccaattaaattaaagttgaaggaccattgctacaatttcctcttaaaaaaatagaaaacttctCCACAATATATTCACTACATACGATTAAAAATTACCaaacaagtttaaaaaataaaaaccaaaaactaaaaaattaaaatgaacgGATTTATCAAACGACCTGTAGATGTTCATTATAATCCTTAAAGATTAG contains the following coding sequences:
- the LOC137743441 gene encoding protein transport protein SFT2-like, which translates into the protein MQKMAQEWFSQTGSGVDDSQKSSSSSLLADWNSYAASQSTDESSSLGLGFDLESAVRSANDTVSGTFSVVSKGVRDIPGSLQSATSNVPSGKALMYFGLFLATGMFFVFIAFTMFLPVMVLMPQKFAICFTLGCAFIIASFFALKGPKNQLAHMSSKESLPFTVGFLGSMVGTIYVSMVLHNYILSVVFSVLQVLALAYYAVSYFPGGSAGLKFLSSALTSSVMRCFGR